A stretch of DNA from Catenulispora acidiphila DSM 44928:
CGGCCGGCAGGCGACGAATTTGCCCACGCTTCCGGCCACGACGTCCACGTCCATGTCCCCGGCCTCCTCGAACAGCCGGGTGAGGGCGTCGCGGTACAGGGGGTGGTCCTCCACGACGCTGACGGGGATACGGGAAGACTCCTGCTCGGGGCGGACGCGGGTGGCTTCCATGGGGTCGCCTCTCATGTGCTCGGGGACGCGGACCGGGGTGGGACGGACCGCGGGCGGTGGGGGGTCGCCGCCGGCGTCGGCCCGCTGTGAGGCCCACGCCGACGCCGGCGCAGCACCTAGTGTCACCACCCTTAAACGACGCGTCGTCGGTAAAACTACGTAACCCGCTACTACCTCTTACATCGAGGCGCTACCTAGCGCGGTACGCGGCGCTACCTACGCGGCGGACCTGCAACGGGCAACCGGCTGGCGTCGTAAGCCGCAAATAAACAGAATGAAAGGTCTGCGTCACCGGGGCTCGGTACAGTCAAGGCCATACCTGCCGGAAGTAAAAACTCTGTTGTTCCCTCGGAGCGTCAGGGGTCGACCGTCTTGGGGGAGGTACGCGTGCTTGCCATCGGTTCGCCACAAGCCTGGCAGGCCCTGGTCGGGCGGGAAGCCCAGGCCGAGCGGATGGCCGAAGCCGTCGCGGCGCTGGCCTCGGGCCGGGGCGCCGTGCTGGAGATCGCCGGGGACCCCGGGATGGGCAAGACCCGGCTGCTGGGCCGGCTGGCGCAGCTCGCCTCGGGCCAGGGCGCCCGCGTGGCCCGGTCCACCGCGTTGCGCGGCAACACCATCGCGCGCCAGCTCTTCCGCGACGCCTGGGCCGACGTGCCGGCTCCGGACGCCGCCGACGCGGACGACGACGAGGGCTTCCGCCGCGTCCGCTCCGCCCTGTCCGACTGGGCCGCCGACCCGGTCGGGATCGGCGGCGCGGTGATCTTCGACGACGTCCACCTCGCCGACGAGGCCTCCACCCGGCTGCTCGCGCGCCTGATCCGCACCCCGGTGCCCGGTCCGCTGCTGATGGCCATCGGGCACTGCCCGCGGCGCACCGGCTCGCTGCTGCTGGAAGCCCTCGACGACGGCTCCCGCACCGGCACCGTGGTCCGGGTCGAGCTCGGCGCCCTGGACGTCACCGCGGTCAACCAGCTGCTGTCCGCCTGGTCCGGCACGCGGGACCTGGACCCCGGCTACCTGGAGCAGATCCGCGCCGCCTCCGACGGCAACCCGCGCTATCTGCGGGTGCTCAACGCCGCCGGCTGGCGTCCGGAGCTGTGGCCGGACAGCCCCGGCGAGGACACCGGCGCGCTGCTGCGCGAGGGCGCCTCGATGGCCGCCGAGCTGGACGCGCTGTCCGCCGCCGAGACGTCGGTGGTCACGGCGGCCGCGGTGCTGGGCGGCTCTTTCCGGCCCGAGGACGTCGCAGTAATCTGTGCCGCTATAACACCTGGTGCCGCTATAACATCGGGCGCCGCCGTCACACCCGGCGCTTCCACGGCCTCCAGCGCCTCCGCGACCCTCGGCCTCGGTCTGGCCGGCATCCTGGACGCCCTGGACGACCTGGTCCGCGCCGACGTCGTCCGGCACATCGCCCCCGGCGCCCGCTTCGCCTTCCGGCATCCGCTGCTCGGGCACGTCGCCCACGAGCGCGCGTCGCTGCCCACCCTCCTGGCCGCCCACCAGCGCGCGCTGGACCTGCTCAAGGCGCGCGGCGCGGGCATGGTGGACCTGGCCAAGCACGCCGAGCACCTGGTCGGCACCGACGCCGCGGCCGCCGCCCCGCTGCTCGCGCGCGGCGCCGGCGAGATCCTGCCCGACGCCCCGGAGACCGCCGTGCGCTGGCTGCGCCTGGCGTTGCAGACCCCGGTGGGGGAGCGGCCCAGCGCCGAACGCGACGCCCTGATGCTCGAGTGCTGCCGCGCGCTGTCCGCCGCCGGTCGCTTCGAGGAGGCTCGCGCGCTGGCCCACGACGTCCTGCGCGACGACACCTGGCTGACCGGTCCGCTGCGCCAACGCGCCTACGCGATGCGGATCGCCGCCGAACGCCAGCTCGGCCGCTACGACGAGGCCTCGGCGGTGGCCAGCGCCGCGATCGAGGCGCTGCCCCGGCCGCTGACCGCCGGCGCCGCCGAGCTCGCCTTCGAATACGGCGCGCTGCACCTGTACCGCGGCACGTACGCGCTGGCGCGCCCGGTCGTGCAGGAAGTCGCCGCCGCGGTGAAGGCCGCTTCCGAGGGGACGGCAGCGGGAGCCGCCGGAGCTGCTGGAGCCACCGGATTCGCGGACGTCGCCGTGGCGCGCGCAGGGTCCCGAACATCCGCCGCGAGCGCCCCCGACGAGGCCGGACCGCTCGGCGCATCGCATGACGTTGACACCTATTTGATCGATATACCTTCGGCGCCCGAAGCCCGCGCGGCGGCGGCGGTCCGCGTCCTGGCCGCGTTCGGCGACGCCTTCCTCGGCGAGACCGCCGACGCGATCCCCGCCCTGGTCGAGAGCGCCCGCCTGGTCGACGGCCTGCCCGACGCCACCGCCGCCCGCAACCCCGAACTGCTGGCCATGCTCGGCTGCGGCGAGATGTTCATGGAGGGCTACACCGCCGCCGCCCGCCACCTGCGCCGCTGCCTGGCCATCGCCCGCAAGGGCGGCCCGCAGCAGATGAAACTCAACGTCCTGCTCGGCCTGGCCTTCATCGACCAGCAGACCGGCAACCTGCGCCGCTGCGAGGAGCGCGCCGAGGAGGCCAGCCGGGTGGCCCGCGCCACCGGCGCCGACGATGGCGTCAGCATGAGCGAGGCGCTGCGCGTCGGCGCCATGATCTGGACCCGCCCGCGCGCCGAGTCCGCCGCCGTCGTGGCCGCCGCCGAGCAGGCGCTCCGCTCCGCCCGCCCCGGCAACGGCTGGTGGTCCGGCTCGGCGGCGATGCAGCTGGCCGTGGTCCGCATGGTCACCGGCGACGCCGCCGGCTGCGTGGACGCGCTGCTGGAAGGCGGCGGCGGCCCGGAGTTGCGCAAGCTCCAGCCCGCCTACCGTCCGATGCTGCTGTCGATGCTGTCCACCGCCGCCCTGCGCTGCGGCCGCCCGGATCTGGCACGCCAGGCAGCCCAGGATGCCGAGCAGGCAGCGGAGGCCTCGGGTCTGTCCGTACAACGTGCGTACGTAGTCCGCGCCCAAGCCGCCCTGCGTGCCGCAGAAGGCGACCACGCCACCGCGGCCCAGCTCTTCGAGCAAGCCGCCCTCGGCTTCCGCCGCGCCAACCGCCCGGTACAGCACGCCTGGACCCTGCTCGCCGGCAGCGCCTCAGCGATGCAGGCTCTGGGTCCGACGGTCGCGGCGACCTGGCTGGACACCGCCGAGGAAGTCGCACGCGTCCACGGTGCGGCGCGCATCGCAGAAGACGTCGCCGACGTCCGGACGCGGTTGCTCACCGGCGGGGCGGCGCGTCCGGCGGCGCAGCCCGCCGCGACGGCGCTCGCCGGCGCGGTGGTGGTCGTGACCCCGACCGCGGTCGCCGCCGGTGCGGTCGCACCGGTCGGCGCGGCAGCGGCAGCGGCAGTGATGGCGGTGCCGGCGGCCACGGACGGCGCGCCGGTCGACCCGGCGCCGCCCGTCGCGCTCCAGCCGGACGTCCGCGACCTGCTGACCACCCGCGAACGCGAGATAGCAGCCCTGGTCGCCACCGGCCGCCGCAGCCGCGCGATCGCCGACGAACTCTTCCTGAGCCATCGCACGGTGGAGACCCACCTGGCGCGCATCTATCGGAAGTTGAACGTTTCGTCGAGGACCGCGCTGGCGCACCTTCTTCAGGGTACTGATTCCCCAGGACCGGACTGACATCCGGCTCGAGGTCCTACTCCTTCACCCCGCTTCCCAACGCCGCCGACGTGAAGTGCCGCTGCGCGATCAGGAACAGCGCGATCACCGGCACCGCGAGCACGCACGCTCCGGCCAGGATCACGCCGTAGGGATTCGTCGCGGTGGCGGCGTTCGTCGACACGTACTCCCCGAGCGAGACCGCCAGCGGCTGCATCGAATGCTGCTTCGTGATCAGGAACGGCCACAGGAACTCGTTCCACGGCCCGATGAACGTGATGACCGACGCGGTCAGGATCGCCGGCTTCGTCAGCGGTGCGGCGACCAGCAGCAGCGTCCGCACCTCGCCGGCGCCGTCGATGTGCGCGGCGTCGAACAGCTCGTCCGGCAGCGAGACGAAGAACTGCCGGAAGATCAGCACGGCGGTGGCGTTCACCGCGAACGGCAGGATCATCCCGATGTAGTTGTCCGCCAAGCCGTAGTCGCGGACCACGAGGATGTACAACGGGATCATCATCACCTGGAACGGCAGCACCAGCACCAGGATCAGCATCCCGGCCACCGCCGGCTTGCCGGGGAAGCGCAGCCGCGCCAGCGCGTAGCCGGCGGGCAGCCCGATCACGATGGTCAGCACGACCGTGCCGAGGGTGAAGATCGCCGAGTTCCCCAGCGACGGCAACAGCGAGATCGCCTTGTTGACGTCCCGGTAGTTCTGCAAGCCGATGTTCCCCGACCGGGGAATCAGGCCACTGAAAGCACTGTCCGCGTGTAGCTGCAACGAGCCGACGACCATGTAGTACAACGGGAAAATGCTCGCCAGCGCGCCGAGGGTGACGAAGCCGTAGGTCACCACACGTCGCAGAACCCTGCCGGTGGAGCTGTTCCTCATGCTCGTTCCCCCTCTCGCGACTGAGCCAGCCGGCGCGCCCCGGCTCCGAGCCCGGCGACCAGCAGCACGAACAGCGTCAGCATGATGCCGATCGCCGCGCCGACGCCCGGTTTGCCCTGCTCGACACCGTCCTGGTAGATCAGCAGCGCCGGCGACATCGTCGCGCCGTTCGGGCCGCCGCCACCGGTGAGCAGGTACGGCTCGGTGAACAGGTTGGCGCCGACGATCAGCGCCAGCGTGGTCACCAGGATGGTGATGTTGCGCAGCGCCGGGACCGTGATCGAGCGGAACTGCCGCACCACGCCCGCGCCGTCGATGCTCGCCGCCTCGTAGAGCGAATCAGGGATCAACAACACCCCGGCGAGGTAGAGCAGGACGTAGAAGCCGAGCTGTTTCCACGTCACCTCCAAGGCGATCACGACCATCGCCAGCTTGGAGTTCACGAGCCAGGACGGATTCGGCGCCAGGCCGCCCAGGACGTGGTTGATCAGCCCGCTCTGGCTGAACAGGAAGTACCAGACGCCGATGACGGCGATGCTCGCGGTGACGTAGGGCACGAAGAAGGCCGAGCGGAAGAACGCCTTCATCCGCGTCAGCTTCGCCAACACCGCGGCCAGCGTCATCCCCAGAATCACGGTCAGCGGCACGTTGATGACCAGGAACTCGCCGATGTTCAGGAACGAGCGGCGCAGCTGCGGATTCGACCACGCCGCGCGGTAGTTCTTCAGGCCCACGAACGGCTGCGGCACCGACGCTCCGGGCGCCGCGTACACATAGTCCAACACTGATATCCGGACGCCCTGGATGATCGGCACGGCGTAGACGACGATCAGGTACGCCGCGTATGGCGCGACCAGCCATAACCCGACGAGCGTCTTGGAGCGCCGACCGCCTCGCTTCGCGCGGGACATCGCCGCCGCCTACTTGGCGATGTCGGAGGCGACGGTACCGGCCGCGTCATGCAACCACTGGCTTGTCGGCTGCTGACCGAAGACCACGGACTTCAGGTAGCCGTTGCGGAAGTCCTGCCACATGGTCACGCCGTTGGCGACGTTCGGGACCTCGACGGTGCGGGCCGCCTGCTGCGCGAACAGCGTGTATTCGGGGTGCGCGGTGAAGTAGGACGCGTAGGTACTCGGCAGGTCGCTGCGCAGCGGCATCTGGCCGGTCATACTCAGCAGCGTGCCGTCGTTGTCCTGGTCGGTGGCGAACTTCAGGAAGTCCCAGGCGGTCTGCCGGTTCTTGCACGCGGTGAACACCGAGACGGTCTTGGAGTCGGCGAAGGTGTGGATCTGGTCGGCCGGCATCCCGGCGGACGTCGGGACCGGTACCGCGCCCCAGTTCACCTTGCCGGCGTAGGACGCGATGGCCCACGGTCCGACGATCGCCATCGCCGACTTCTTGTCCGCGAACGCGTCGCCGTTGTACTTCTCCTTCGGCGCCTGGTTCTTGGCGTAGACACCGGACCAGAAGTCCGCGACGGCCTTCCCGGCGGCGTCGTCGAAGGTCGCCTTGCCGTTCGCCACCAGCGGCTGCCCGCCGCTCTGGGCGATGTAGAGCGGGTAGTAGTCGAACCAGTTCTGGTAGAACTCGTTGGTCGCCGCCGGTGCGATGGCGTACTGCGCGGCGCCGGAGCTGAGGAGTTTCTGTGCCGCGGCCTCGAAATCGGCGTACGTGGACAGCACCGGATGGTCCGGATCCAGTCCGGCGGCCTTGAACATGTCCTTGTTGTAGAAGATCATGACCGGGTTGCTCTTCCACGGCAGCTGGTAGTACTTGCCATCAGTGCTCTTGTACTCGGCCGCGACAGTCGCACCGCTGCGTCCCTCGACGTAGGACACGCCATCGGCGAAGTCGTTCAAGGGCACCAGTCCGCCCTGCTTCACCCAGCCCGATATCGCCGACGGCGAGCCGTTGAACACCAGGCACGGCGCGTTCCCGGCGGCGATCGCGGCGGTGATGACCTCCTCGGAGCTGCTGCCCGCGGGGATCTCCTCGCCGGTGACCTGTTGGTCCGGGTGCGCCTTGTTCCACAGGGCGACGGTGGCTTTGCCCCAGGAGACTTCCTGGGCGTTGTTGGAGTACCAGATCTTGATCGGCCCGCTGCTGAGCTTTCCGCCGCCGGAGCCTCCGGAGCTGCATCCCGCCAGCGTGAGGGCCGTGCAGGCCAGCGCCGCGACGGCGGCGGTGAACGTGCGCAATCTCGCCATGGCTGATCCTCCCGAATCCGGCGTAAGGGGTTCCAAAGCCCCTTCCCCGGAGTATGGGAATCAAAGCTCGAAGTCGTGTCCAGTCGGGATTTGCGCACCCCGGCGCGGCGGCGAATTCACTCGCCGCCGCGCCGCGTGTCCGGCTACTGTGGTGCTCGGCGCCCGGTGCGTAGGCAGCGGATACTTCTTGGATCTGAAGGTTGCCGGTTCGAGTCCGGCCCTCCTCCTTCACCGGAGGCGGTAGCTCAATGGGCAGAGCATCAGACCGGCTATGCCGGGGTCCCCGCAGCCGATTTGATCTCGGGCGCCTTATTCGTTCCCTGTTTTACTTCACCACCTCGTAATCGACGAACACGATGTTCTCGCCGACGCTCCGGGTGCTGATGAGCCGCAGCGGCTTCACGCCGCCGGCCGTCCCGAACAGGCGCGCTCCCTCGCCGACCACGACCGGGATCACCATGAGCCGGATCTCGTCGACGAGGTCCTGCTCGATCAGCGCGTGGACGAGCTGGAAGCTCGCGTACACCAGCACCTCGCCGTCGATCTCCTGCTTGATCCGGGCGACCTCGGCGGGCAGGTCGGCGCTGACGACCGTCGCGTTGGACCAGGCGGCGCTCTCCAAGCTGCCGGAGACGACGTACTTCGGCATCGCGTTCAGCTTCTCCGCCCACGCGCCGTCCCGCCCCAGCCAGCGCGAGGCGAACCACTCGTCGGTCGTGCGCCCCAGCAGCAACGCCTCGCCGGCCAGCGCCTCCGCGGCGAACGCCGCCGCCCACGGCGCCCGGTCCTGTCCCACGACCTGGTCGAACCAGCCGCCGAGGGCGAAGCCCTCCTTGCCGTCCGGGTCCTGCACGACGCCGTCGAGCGAGGCGTTGGTGCTGACGATGATCTTTCCCATGATCGTTCCCCTCATCACTGCGGTACCCGCCCGCACTGCGGTATCTGTCGGCCATGCAGACACCGCGGCGGGCGCCCGATTGGGCGCCCCCGGACCGCCCAATCCGTGCGCCGCGAGGTGTCTGCACAGAAAATGGGAACGGAAGGTGTGCTCATGAAGGTAGGCGGAATGAGTGGAATGGCCACCAAAGCGATGACCTTGACGCAACGTGCCAGATCCGGCGACGGCGCGGCGTTCGACGAGCTCGTCGCCCCCTACCGCCGTGAACTCCAGGTGCACTGCTACCGCATGCTGGGCTCGTTCCAGGACGCCGAGGACGCGCTCCAGGACACGCTTCTCAGCGCCTGGCAAGGACTGAGCGGCTTCGAGGAACGCTCCTCGGTCCGCACCTGGCTCTACCGCATCGCCACCAACCGCTGCCTGAACGCCCGCCGCTCGGCGAGCCGCCGCAGCGCCAAGGAATGGAACGTCCCGGGCGTCGAGCCGCCGGCGCCGACCAGGCTCGGCGAGGTGTTCTGGCTGGAGCCCTTCCCCGACGCCCTGCTCGAGGGCGTTCTCGACGCCTCACCACCCGGTCCCGAGGCGCGCTACGAGCAGAGCGAGGCGATCTCGCTGGCCTTCGTGACCGCGCTACAGGTGCTGCCGCCGCGACAGGTGGCGGTGCTGCTCCTACGCGACGTTCTCGGATACCACGGCGCCGAGGTCGCGGAGATGCTCGACACGACAGCGGAATCGGTGAGCAGCGCCCTGAAGCGAGCCCGCGCCGGCCTCGAGCGCCAGCGCTCTGCCAGCGCCCCAACCTCCGGCTCCTCCGAAGAAAGCGCACTCGCCGCCAAGTTCGCCACCGCCTACGAAGCCGCCGACATCGAAACCCTGATCGCCCTCCTGACCGACGACGTCTTCACCTCGATGCCCCCCATGCCCTTCGAGTACCAAGGCCGCGACGCCACCATCACCTTCCTCACCAGCATCCTGGCCACCGGCCGCCGCCACCGCCTGATCCCCACCCGAGCCAACAACCAACCCGCCTTCGGCGCCTACCTCCGCGGCACCGGCGCCACCAGCCACGGCGTAGGCCTCTTCGTCCTCGAAACCACCACCACCGGCATCAGCGCCATGACCCGCTTCGAGAACGGCGTCCTGCCCTGGTTCGGCCTGCCGCGCTCGATCCCGGCGGCTTAGGGGGTGCGGTTGCGGTTGGTTGGTGGTTTCAGAAGCTCTTTACGGCGCCCCTGACTGATGTGTGGGCGGTGTGGGCGGCTGGTGCGGTTTGTTTGTGGGTTTTCAGAAGCTTTTTACGTCTTCGAGCATGGTTTGATGGCCTCGCAGGGGGCGCAGTTCGGTGGAGCACCGCATTCCACGCTGGCGGCCGGCGGTGGTGGGGCGACACGACCGCGCGCAGGTCCGAGTCACTGCGCACGCGTTGGGGTTGGCGGGTGGCGGCCGCGTTTGAGGGGCACCAGAAGTCAGGTCAAGGGCAGGGCCTCCGGCGGCGCCTTCGCGGCGAGCGGCCTCGCTCCGGGGAGGGGGCGGTCGCGCTGTCCGGCGGCGGTCGTTGCTTGTGGTCGCCTTAGTCCCGGATTCCCCGTCGCGTCGGCGGGCTCTGCCAATCTTTTCGGCCTGGCGGTGTAAAGTCGGATCGCTTTTGCTGTGGTTGAGAAACGCTCGACTTGACACCGCCAGTCCGAAAAGATTGGCAGAGCCCGCCGACGCGACGGGGAATCCGGGACACAACCCCGTATGGTGTGGAGGATCCACCGGCGTGGGTGGCAGGCTGCTGCTTCATCTACTCGCCGACACCTTCGGGAAAGGCAGTTGCGCCTTTCGCTCAAGTCGCACGAAACAGCACCCCGGCAATTGCGATCCGACTTGACTCCGCCAGGCCGAAATGATTCCGTCTACGGCGACGACAGCGATGAGGGATCCGGGGTAAAGGCGACCAACACTCAGACCGGCACCGAACAACCCAACCCGGCCCAACCCCCCGTTGCAGAGTGCCCCCGCCGGAGGCGCCTGCCCTTGACGTTGACTTCTGGTGCCCCTCAAACGCGGCCGCCACCCGCCAACCCCAACGCATGCGCAGTGACTCGGACCCGCGCGCGGTCGCGTCCCTCCACCACCGCCGGCCGCCAGCGTGGAATGCGGTGCTCCACCGAACTGCGCCCCCTGCGAGGCCATCAAACCATGCTCGAAGACGTAAAAAGCTTCTAAATACCCACAAACCAGCCGCACCAGCCCACACCCCGCCACCCGTTACCTTTTAGGAGTCCCCGCAAGGGGGACGATCTGGCCTCTGGGCCTGGTATGGCTCCTCCACCCTGTCGCCGCCGTTGGCGGTATGGCCTTGTGTGTGTTGCCGCCGGGCTTGGAGCACTGCTTGACCGCTGATAAGGGGCCTGGTCTGCTCCCGTGCCCGGTGCAAGACCGGGGGTGTAGGGAGTGGC
This window harbors:
- a CDS encoding helix-turn-helix transcriptional regulator is translated as MLAIGSPQAWQALVGREAQAERMAEAVAALASGRGAVLEIAGDPGMGKTRLLGRLAQLASGQGARVARSTALRGNTIARQLFRDAWADVPAPDAADADDDEGFRRVRSALSDWAADPVGIGGAVIFDDVHLADEASTRLLARLIRTPVPGPLLMAIGHCPRRTGSLLLEALDDGSRTGTVVRVELGALDVTAVNQLLSAWSGTRDLDPGYLEQIRAASDGNPRYLRVLNAAGWRPELWPDSPGEDTGALLREGASMAAELDALSAAETSVVTAAAVLGGSFRPEDVAVICAAITPGAAITSGAAVTPGASTASSASATLGLGLAGILDALDDLVRADVVRHIAPGARFAFRHPLLGHVAHERASLPTLLAAHQRALDLLKARGAGMVDLAKHAEHLVGTDAAAAAPLLARGAGEILPDAPETAVRWLRLALQTPVGERPSAERDALMLECCRALSAAGRFEEARALAHDVLRDDTWLTGPLRQRAYAMRIAAERQLGRYDEASAVASAAIEALPRPLTAGAAELAFEYGALHLYRGTYALARPVVQEVAAAVKAASEGTAAGAAGAAGATGFADVAVARAGSRTSAASAPDEAGPLGASHDVDTYLIDIPSAPEARAAAAVRVLAAFGDAFLGETADAIPALVESARLVDGLPDATAARNPELLAMLGCGEMFMEGYTAAARHLRRCLAIARKGGPQQMKLNVLLGLAFIDQQTGNLRRCEERAEEASRVARATGADDGVSMSEALRVGAMIWTRPRAESAAVVAAAEQALRSARPGNGWWSGSAAMQLAVVRMVTGDAAGCVDALLEGGGGPELRKLQPAYRPMLLSMLSTAALRCGRPDLARQAAQDAEQAAEASGLSVQRAYVVRAQAALRAAEGDHATAAQLFEQAALGFRRANRPVQHAWTLLAGSASAMQALGPTVAATWLDTAEEVARVHGAARIAEDVADVRTRLLTGGAARPAAQPAATALAGAVVVVTPTAVAAGAVAPVGAAAAAAVMAVPAATDGAPVDPAPPVALQPDVRDLLTTREREIAALVATGRRSRAIADELFLSHRTVETHLARIYRKLNVSSRTALAHLLQGTDSPGPD
- a CDS encoding carbohydrate ABC transporter permease, which produces MRNSSTGRVLRRVVTYGFVTLGALASIFPLYYMVVGSLQLHADSAFSGLIPRSGNIGLQNYRDVNKAISLLPSLGNSAIFTLGTVVLTIVIGLPAGYALARLRFPGKPAVAGMLILVLVLPFQVMMIPLYILVVRDYGLADNYIGMILPFAVNATAVLIFRQFFVSLPDELFDAAHIDGAGEVRTLLLVAAPLTKPAILTASVITFIGPWNEFLWPFLITKQHSMQPLAVSLGEYVSTNAATATNPYGVILAGACVLAVPVIALFLIAQRHFTSAALGSGVKE
- a CDS encoding carbohydrate ABC transporter permease → MSRAKRGGRRSKTLVGLWLVAPYAAYLIVVYAVPIIQGVRISVLDYVYAAPGASVPQPFVGLKNYRAAWSNPQLRRSFLNIGEFLVINVPLTVILGMTLAAVLAKLTRMKAFFRSAFFVPYVTASIAVIGVWYFLFSQSGLINHVLGGLAPNPSWLVNSKLAMVVIALEVTWKQLGFYVLLYLAGVLLIPDSLYEAASIDGAGVVRQFRSITVPALRNITILVTTLALIVGANLFTEPYLLTGGGGPNGATMSPALLIYQDGVEQGKPGVGAAIGIMLTLFVLLVAGLGAGARRLAQSREGERA
- a CDS encoding extracellular solute-binding protein — protein: MARLRTFTAAVAALACTALTLAGCSSGGSGGGKLSSGPIKIWYSNNAQEVSWGKATVALWNKAHPDQQVTGEEIPAGSSSEEVITAAIAAGNAPCLVFNGSPSAISGWVKQGGLVPLNDFADGVSYVEGRSGATVAAEYKSTDGKYYQLPWKSNPVMIFYNKDMFKAAGLDPDHPVLSTYADFEAAAQKLLSSGAAQYAIAPAATNEFYQNWFDYYPLYIAQSGGQPLVANGKATFDDAAGKAVADFWSGVYAKNQAPKEKYNGDAFADKKSAMAIVGPWAIASYAGKVNWGAVPVPTSAGMPADQIHTFADSKTVSVFTACKNRQTAWDFLKFATDQDNDGTLLSMTGQMPLRSDLPSTYASYFTAHPEYTLFAQQAARTVEVPNVANGVTMWQDFRNGYLKSVVFGQQPTSQWLHDAAGTVASDIAK
- a CDS encoding dihydrofolate reductase family protein; translated protein: MGKIIVSTNASLDGVVQDPDGKEGFALGGWFDQVVGQDRAPWAAAFAAEALAGEALLLGRTTDEWFASRWLGRDGAWAEKLNAMPKYVVSGSLESAAWSNATVVSADLPAEVARIKQEIDGEVLVYASFQLVHALIEQDLVDEIRLMVIPVVVGEGARLFGTAGGVKPLRLISTRSVGENIVFVDYEVVK
- a CDS encoding sigma-70 family RNA polymerase sigma factor, giving the protein MATKAMTLTQRARSGDGAAFDELVAPYRRELQVHCYRMLGSFQDAEDALQDTLLSAWQGLSGFEERSSVRTWLYRIATNRCLNARRSASRRSAKEWNVPGVEPPAPTRLGEVFWLEPFPDALLEGVLDASPPGPEARYEQSEAISLAFVTALQVLPPRQVAVLLLRDVLGYHGAEVAEMLDTTAESVSSALKRARAGLERQRSASAPTSGSSEESALAAKFATAYEAADIETLIALLTDDVFTSMPPMPFEYQGRDATITFLTSILATGRRHRLIPTRANNQPAFGAYLRGTGATSHGVGLFVLETTTTGISAMTRFENGVLPWFGLPRSIPAA